A genome region from Marasmius oreades isolate 03SP1 chromosome 5, whole genome shotgun sequence includes the following:
- a CDS encoding uncharacterized protein (BUSCO:EOG09264RIE) — protein sequence MAAVTAHGHINGTSTPELAPSRFSTGLILPPPEIKSVIDKTATFIARSANPPQFEDKIREGQRSDPKFSFLNPADPYHAYYRHKLDKIFQGGGEEETPQGKEVPTEGPDTPSKTSIVDVALEPPTPEFILDMPNISAIDLDIMKLTALFTAQRGRNFLTPLSAKEGRNYQFDFLWPTHSLFGYFNRLVDQYTKVLHPNKDTIEDLKNRADDGSRWRTLEISRKYAKWERNKREKEKKRLDDQEAERIAFAEIDWHDYAIVQTIEFTVADATSELPPPMSVQEVENMTLAQKRMAAMIMENTAEDVEAHRAKQAAAEAEAAAAVGNAGMAIDDVAMEESDDEGEEMEERARKNEEERQREIERAKALQASSTNAGGPMKIRTDYVPKLGAKNAKTAMTKCTICGQQIPVDELQEHMRIELLDPRWKEQRDDLERRKAQASELQRGANVVSSLKNLARTRVDIFGAEADEERRKKEEEEERERRKEREKVVWDGHTASKANTLDKFSTNVNFDEQIAAIHRAKGLGPQEANAMGPGIGPAAAPPPLTSLPPPHASLPPVPQASSNPAYSTATVSSGPQPASAYQPAPVMLPPLHFQGIEAPQPFGYQPPGVHPSRAAALAAANGALQTGVTRTADQMEGGGEDEIPPAKRQRVNKMPGSTMFSEEDWIAMHPHPISLQVQLPNDPSKPEWKLDGKVVTIPDLPLNLLVSTLRDRILQHAGSSVPASRIRLSYAGKMLTNKNTIASYNLEDEETLIFSVSAGRTNR from the exons ATGGCTGCAGTCACTGCCCATGGACACATTAATGGAACCAGTACCCCAGAATTGGCTCCTTCGAGGTTCTCTACTGGCCTTATATTACCTCCTCCAGAAATAAAAT CGGTTATTGACAAAACTGCCACTTTCATCGCTCGTTCTGCAAACCCACCTCAGTTCGAAGATAAAATACGGGAGGGTCAGCGATCTGACCCAAAGTTCTCTTTTTTGAATCCGGCCGACCCTTACCATGCCTATTATCGACACAAACTTGACAAGATTTTTCAAGGAGGGGGAGAAGAGGAGACTCCGCAGGGCAAAGAAGTTCCTACGGAAGGTCCAGACACGCCCAGTAAAACCAGTATCGTTGACGTTGCATTAGAACCACCAACGCCTGAGTTCATATTGGATATGCCGAATATCAGCGCAATTGACCT TGATATTATGAAGCTCACTGCGCTATTCACGGCTCAACGAGGGCGCAATTTTCTTACTCCTCTTTCGGCAAAGGAAGGACGGAACTACCAGTTTGATTTCCTTTGGCCGACTCATTCATTATTTGGGTATTTCAACCGACTCGTAGATCAGTACACCAAAGTCTTacatccaaacaaggataccATAGAAGACTTGAAAAATCGTGCTGACGATGGTTCACGTTGGAGGACGTTAGAAATTTCGCGCAAATACGCGAAATGGGAGAGAAATAAACGagaaaaggagaagaaacgATTGGATGACCAAGAGGCGGAGAGAA TTGCTTTCGCCGAGATTGATTGGCATGACTATGCAATTGTGCAGACTATTGAATTCACGGTGGCTGATGCGACCTCAGAATTACCCCCACCGATGAGTGTGCaagaagtcgaaaatatGACGTTGGCACAGAAACGAATGGCAGCTATGATCATGGAAAATACGGCGGAGGACGTGGAGGCGCACCGTGCCAAGCAAGCTGCTGCTGAAGCTGAAGCCGCCGCTGCCGTCGGTAATGCAGGAATGGCGATTGACGATGTAGCGATGGAGGAGAGCGATGACGAAGgggaagaaatggaagaaCGGGCCAGAAAGAACGAAGAAGAGCGTCAAAGGGAAATTGAAAGAGCAAAGGCGTTACAAGCGAGCTCGACCAATGCGGGTGGACCGATGAAAATCAGGACGGATTACGTTCCAAAAC TGGGTGCAAAGAACGCAAAGACTGCTATGACAAAATGTACTATATGTGGTCAACAAATTCCGGTGGACGAACTGCAAGAACACATGCGCATCGAACTCCTGGATCCAAGGTGGAAAGAACAACGCGATGATCTCGAGCGTCGCAAGGCACAGGCGTCCGAATTACAGCGTGGTGCAAATGTCGTGTCCTCTTTGAAAAATCTTGCACGAACTCGTGTGGATATTTTCGGTGCGGAGGCGGATGAAGAGAGGCGGaaaaaggaggaagaggaagagcggGAACGCAGGAAAGAGAGGGAGAAGGTTGTTTGGGATGGTCACACGGCATCGAAAGCAAATACCTTGGACAAGTTCTCGACAAATGTCAATTTCGACGAACAAATCGCGGCCATTCACCGCGCCAAAGGACTTGGACC CCAAGAGGCAAACGCGATGGGACCTGGCATCGGTCCTGCTGCTGCACCGCCCCCTTTGACCAGTCTCCCTCCACCGCACGCATCGTTGCCTCCTgttcctcaagcttcaagtaaCCCGGCGTACTCCACTGCGACCGTCTCCTCGGGCCCTCAACCAGCATCTGCTTACCAACCTGCTCCGGTTATGCTTCCGCCCTTACATTTCCAAGGAATTGAAGCGCCCCAGCCGTTCGGCTATCAACCTCCTGGTGTGCATCCATCTCGTGCTGCGGCGCTAGCTGCTGCCAACGGCGCACTCCAAACCGGAGTTACCCGAACTGCTGATCAAATGGAAGGCGGGGGAGAAGATGAGATACCTCCTGCCAAACGACAGAGGGTCAATAAGATGCCTGGAAGTACCATGTTTTCGGAAGAAGACTGGATCGCTATGCATCCT CACCCTATATCGCTGCAAGTACAATTGCCAAATGACCCATCCAAACCGGAATGGAAGTTGGATGGCAAAGTGGTTACTATCCCTGATCTCCCTTTGAATCTCCTGGTGTCAACGCTGCGTGACCGTATCCTACAACATGCTGGAAGCAGTGTTCCTGCGTCCCGAATTCGGTTGTCGTACGCCGGCAAGATGCTCACAAACAAGAATACCATCGCCAGTTATAATCTAGAGGACGAAGAGACGTTGATATTCAGTGTCAGCGCGGGAAGAACAAATAGATAG
- the NUO24 gene encoding NADH:ubiquinone oxidoreductase 24: MRSLWSVYRSAGPLALLNLYPIQHRDTPHNNPNIPFAFTPDNMKRAQEIISRYPPQYKKAAVIPLLDLGQRQNKGWTSISVMNYVAKMLEMPPMRVYEVATFYTMFNREAIGENLVQVCTTTPCMLRGSQEILDTICNQLGGIKPGETTKDGKFTVIEVECQGACSNAPMLVVGDDFYEDLTPETTKTIVEAFAAGNKPKAGPQSGRYTSENSAGLTALTTPPYGPGDFCSPEFR, encoded by the exons ATGCGCTCTTTATGGTCAGTCTATCGCTCAGCAGGTCCACTCGCACTTCTCAATCTCTACCCGATTCAGCACCGAGACACGCCTCATAACAACCCCAAC ATACCCTTCGCATTCACACCCGACAACATGAAGCGCGCGCAAGAAATCATCTCTCGGTATCCCCCGCAATACAAGAAAGCTGCTGTCATTCCGCTTCTAGACTTAGGTCAACGCCAGAACAAAGGTTGGACCAGTATAAGTGTTATGAATTATGTGGCAAAAATGCTCGAGATGCCTCCTATGCGGGTGTACGAGGTTGCGACTTTCTATACAATGTTTAACAG AGAGGCTATTGGCGAGAATCTCGTGCAAGTCTGTACAACAACACCGTGTATGTTACGCGGTTCTCAAGAGATTTTGGACACGATTTGCAACCAGTTGGGGGGTATCAAGCCGGGAGAGACGACAAAGGATGGGAAATTTACAGTCATCGAGGTAGAATGTCAGGGTGCTTGTAGCAATGCTCCGATGCTGGTTGTTGGGGACGATTTCTAT GAGGACCTTACGCCGGAGACAACTAAAACCATTGTTGAAGCATTTGCAGCAGGTAACAAGCCCAAAGCCGGTCCTCAGAGCGGGCGTTATACAAGTGAAAACTCTGCGGGTCTCACAGCTCTCACAACCCCT CCTTATGGTCCCGGAGACTTCTGCTCACCGGAATTCCGATGA
- a CDS encoding uncharacterized protein (BUSCO:EOG09262QTY), giving the protein MPAFDPVRDAVLNSPTTSSPNLARRATHLSVLLNSDPVPEKLSSSQAIRRTKSPHSSPSHSPVFSSRPSSSSSSTYPQPHLTPSAIDSPLMPPPSLPKPVETIPYNPTRRSEPGSILKPMSQAEMKMYETYRDNARPDVGVEQRQGSPIIGLKNFNNWVKSVLISRFALPALQASPYMGGNVPGRGSGKILDMGCGKGGDLNKWSKARVKELLAVDVASVSVDQARARWEGMKGHRYAASFASLDCYREPLSKAFSSHQLALPFDVVSMQFCMHYAFETEEKACRMLDNVSRWLRPGGIFIGTIPNAEQLLEHLHELPSDIDELSFGNSIYRIRFDEREHHGVYGHKYCFFLKDAIEDVPEYLVIWDNFVQLASKYDLQPIYKEEFHQVFDKNQEHQDFGPLLTRMGVVDANGESAMDEDQWEAANIYVAFAFQKQ; this is encoded by the exons ATGCCAGCTTTTGATCCTGTTCGCGATGCCGTCCTCAACTCTCCTACCACGTCCTCACCGAACCTTGCTCGTCGGGCTACTCACCTTTCAGTTCTCCTCAACAGCGACCCTGTCCCCGAAAAGCTCTCCTCGTCGCAGGCGATCCGCAGAACAAAATCTCCACATTCATCTCCGTCTCATTCGCCCGTATTCTCTTCACGTCCTTCCTCGTCATCTTCCTCCACTTATCCACAACCCCATCTAACTCCTTCGGCGATCGATTCGCCTTTAATGCCCCCACCGTCACTCCCAAAACCCGTTGAAACCATACCATACAATCCCACTCGTCGCTCAGAACCAGGTAGCATCTTAAAACCAATGTCCCAAGCCGAAATGAAGATGTATGAGACCTATCGCG ACAACGCTCGGCCAGATGTCGGCGTCGAGCAAAGACAGGGGTCGCCAATCATTGGCCTTAAGAATTTTAACAACTGGGTCAAATCTGTCCTTATATCTCGATTTGCACTGCCTGCATTGCAAGCTTCGCCGTACATGGGAGGAAATGTTCCAGGGAGAGGGTCCGGTAAGATCCTCGACATGGGATGTGGGAAGGGAGGCGATCTCAATAAGTGGTCAAAAGCGAGGGTTAAAGAGCTCCTGGCCGTCG ATGTTGCCTCAGTGTCTGTGGACCAAGCTCGTGCGCGTTGGGAAGGAATGAAAGGACATCGTTACGCTGCTTCATTTGCGTCCCTCGACTGCTACCGCGAACCCCTCTCAAAAGCTTTTTCTTCACATCAACTAGCGCTACCTTTCGATGTCGTTTCTATGCAGTTTTGCATGCACTACGCCTTTGAAACTGAGGAAAAGGCATGTCGGATGCTTGACAACGTGAGTCGGTGGCTACGACCTGGTGGAATTTTTATCGGTACGATACCCAATGCTGAGCAGCTGCT CGAGCATTTACATGAGCTTCCGTCTGACATCGATGAGCTCTCCTTTGGAAATTCTATTTATCGAATTCGTTTTGATGAACGCGAACATCATGGCGTCTATGGGCATAAGTATTGTTTTTTCCTCAAAGATGCGATTGAGGATGTTCCAGAGTATCTGGTCATATGGGACAATTTTGTTCA GCTAGCTTCTAAGTATGACTTGCAACCTATCTACAAAGAGGAGTTCCATCAAGTTTTCGACAAGAATCAAGAGCATCAGGATTTTGGTCCTCTTCTCACTCGCATGGGTGTTGTAGATGCCAACGGCGAGAGTGCGATGGATGAGGATCAATGGGAGGCTGCTA ACATCTACGTCGCCTTTGCTTTCCAGAAGCAGTAA
- a CDS encoding uncharacterized protein (BUSCO:EOG09264IKZ), with translation MSLKLFEGAITATAPSNLIDASDIRQVPDTQEVFLFSDSSVSIIVEILERVEPTNYEEAIKFHFDSLAHDNNASSEKIDSINIIPNDREDNTPSAIVLSGRQSVPKYTCTQPDEVRIYMALYRVPEKPIDLVVTFNVPVASLDGGAVDAEGVKTIERHFDTFVRSLRIIDFRLFA, from the exons ATGTCGCTCAAATTATTCGAAGGTGCCATAACTGCCACAGCACCATCCAATCTAATCGACGCATC AGATATACGTCAAGTGCCCGATACTCAAGAAGTCTTCTTGTTCTCGGATTCCAGCGTTAGTATTATTGTCGAAATTCTAGAACGAGTTGAGCCTACGAATTACGAGGAGGCGATCAA GTTTCATTTTGACTCATTAGCGCACGATAATAATGCTTCATCCGAGAAGATCGACTCGATAAACATCATACCTAACGACAGAGAAGATAATACTCCGTCTGCCATCGTCCTTTCTGGCCGGCAATCGGTTCCCAAGTACACTTGTACCCAACCCGACGAGGTCAGGATATATATGGCGCTCTATCGTGTACCAGAAAAACCTATCGATCTTGTCGTCACCTTCAATGTACCGGTCGCTTCTCTTGATGGCGGTGCCGTCGATGCAGAAGGCGTCAAGACCATCGAACGACATTTCGATACATTCGTACGATCGTTACGTATCATAGACTTTAGACTTTTTGCATGA
- a CDS encoding uncharacterized protein (BUSCO:EOG09264KTU) — protein sequence MGGDDLDDFNLENYSNSSAEEELEEIQTGDLLASSQFDNDDGDDGEADLDSSATDKKRKRREKMKERKAKRRKLVEERDTDEPQSLAARPHSELATYLSEMTHKVYADSSDLELENLRIPESSIADTTVWTGSRTLDQLSSFILKVLPSLHTRLLMKSKANGAPTLIFVTGAALRVADVTRILKSNQLRGDKSGDVAKLFAKHFKLSEHVSYLKKTKVCAAVGTPGRLGKLLCDTDALSTSALTHIILDITFRDAKKRNLLDIPETRGEVFKTVLGCPSVRQALHAGKVQLVLF from the exons ATGGGAGGAGACGATCTCGATGACTTTAATCTTGAAAATTATTCCAACAGTTCCGCTGAAGAAGAACTCGAGGAAATTCAAACTGGGGACCTACTGGCGAGTTCACAGTTTGACAACGATGATGGAGATGATGGAGAGGCAGACTTGGATTCCAGTGCTACGGACAAGAAACGGAAAAGGAGGGAGAAaatgaaggaaaggaaagctAAA CGGCGAAAACTTGTCGAAGAAAGAGATACTGATGAACCGCAATCGTTAGCAGCACGACCACACAGTGAACTGGCCACTTATCTGTCAGAGATGACGCACAAAGTTTACGCTGATTCATCGGACCTGGAATTAGAGAATTTACGAATACCTG AGTCTTCAATAGCGGACACCACTGTCTGGACAGGGTCGCGAACGCTGGATCAGCTCAGCTCCTTTATTCTGAAAG TTCTTCCTAGCCTTCATACACGACTTCTCATGAAATCCAAGGCCAACGGAGCTCCGACTCTCATCTTTGTAACAGGAGCAGCATTACGAGTCGCCGACGTAACACGAATTCTCAAGAGCAACCAGTTGAGAGGTGACAAGAGTGGCGATGTGGCTAAACTCTTTGCGAAACACTTCAAGCTTTCCGAGCACGTCTCTTACCTCAAGAAAACTAAGGTGTGTGCCGCTGTGGGTACACCAGGAAGGTTGGGAAAACTTTTGTGCGATACCG ATGCTCTATCTACTTCAGCCCTAACTCACATCATTCTGGATATTACTTTCCGCGATGCAAAGAAGAGAAATCTTCTCGATATTCCCGAAACAAGAGGAGAAGTTTTCAAAACAGTCTTGGGATGCCCCAGCGTCCGACAAGCTCTTCATGCAGGCAAAGTTCAGCTGGTGCTCTTTTGA
- a CDS encoding uncharacterized protein (BUSCO:EOG09260VHV) — translation MSGADYINTITENASRLRMRVQESLSEHTRDISVTRLNSAYFDLTEDKIKNLRKQLDSNSDREKLDAMKRLIALISKGRNVSEYFAQVVKNVASPSLEIRKLVYIYLLRYAEQDPDLALLSINTFQKDLSDSNPLIRAMALRVLSGIRVPMIGNVVLMAIKKCSADVSPYVRKVAALAACKAYDLDDSHLPSLIEIITNLLRDRSPLSIGSVSIAFQYVCPTRLDLLHQHYRRLCRILVDVDEWGQVDLLGLLLRYARTMLPRPIETPNGEDVNSDIKLLLNSAQPLFQSRNSAVVLAATRVFWCVGLPTEHRQFVQPLLRLLQTSQEVERVVLTYILVIARTANTLFTSYYSRFYLYSEDITVTKRMKIAMLLQLLQYDNHQAILRELIDYADDASDEVVSDSIKAIGRCAILIPECMQQCLTALIGMIKTEYDTVVSSAVLVLKTLVQRRLFTTSNSNPHGGSSNVALAIISELAHKIDDIRHPNARACIVWLVGEYSASNESSGGPSGVTSWAPDVLRKTAKSFSTEAPSVRLQIVILAAKLVVLCPDEPRLQLLGRYVFSLARYDLDYDVRDRGRMISSLVRGVLPSGTNSVDEEEDRGGVVLRIEQIKLVLFGGKAPVVDEDDACSQNQAMGTIGSLGIVTGKLLAPESILPDWLEQGVEPSLRDSPEDALPPPTPVPLSISSRPSPVVLTPAHGSSPTGSGPKSVGGAKGVWTDLDKFYDTDEEDSESEDDDESEGEEEEDSEDSKDIDGQS, via the exons ATG AGCGGAGCTGACTACATAAATACAATAACCGAAAATGCTTCGCGTTTACGGATGCGGGTGCAGGAATCCCTCTCTGAGCATACTAGAGATATATCTGTCACTCGCCTCAACTCCGCCTACTTCGATTTGACGGAAGACAAAATTAAAAATCTACGGAAGCAGCTGGACTCAAATAGTGACCGGGAGAAACTCGATGCTATGAAAAGGCTGATAGCG CTCATTTCTAAAGGTCGGAACGTATCGGAGTATTTTGCACAAGTTGTCAAAAACGTTGCCTCGCCCAGCCTTGAAATCAGGAAGCTCGTGTACATCTATCTTCTTCGTTACGCCGAGCAGGATCCCGATCTTGCTCTTTTGTCCATCAACACCTTCCAGAAAGATCTTTCAGACAGCAACCCTCTTATAAGAGCCATGGCTTTACGAGTCCTGAGTGGAATACGAGTACCGATGATCGGGAATGTGGTCCTCATGGCCATAAAGAAATGTTCTGCTGATGTGAGCCCGTATGTGAGGAAGGTCGCAGCACTAGCCGCCTGCAAAGCTTATGA CCTAGACGATAGCCATCTACCCTCACTCATTGAAATCATCACCAATCTTCTTCGAGATCGCTCTCCGTTGTCCATAGGAAGCGTTTCCATAGCCTTTCAGTACGTCTGCCCCACCCGTCTTGATCTACTACACCAACATTATCGACGGCTGTGCCGAATATTAGTCGACGTAGATGAGTGGGGGCAGGTCGACCTTTTGGGACTTCTGTTACGCTATGCCAGAACCATGCTACCGCGGCCGATAGAGACCCCGAATGGAGAAGATGTTAATTCAGACATaaagcttcttctgaattCTGCTCAACCTCTTTTCCAGAGTCGTAATTCTGCTGTCGTACTAGCTGCCACACGCGTTTTCTGGTGTGTTGGACTCCCTACAGAGCATCGCCAATTTGTCCAGCCTCTCCTTCGTCTCCTTCAAACGTCTCAAGAGGTTGAACGTGTGGTCCTGACGTATATCCTCGTCATTGCACGTACAGCTAAT ACTCTTTTTACTAGCTATTACTCTCGCTTTTACCTCTATTCGGAGGATATTACTGTTACAAAGAGGATGAAAATTGCGATGCTTCTTCAGCTGCTCCAATACGACAACCACCAGGCCATTCTGCGCGAACTCATT GACTACGCCGACGATGCGTCCGATGAGGTCGTTTCGGACAGTATCAAGGCTATCGGGCGGTGTGCCATCTTGATTCCAGAATGCATGCAACAATGTCTCACGGCGCTCATCGGGATGATTAAAACTGAATATG ACACCGTGGTTAGCAGTGCTGTCCTTGTCCTCAAGACCCTTGTACAACGACGGCTGTTCACTACCTCAAACTCAAACCCTCATGGGGGTTCATCAAATGTGGCTTTGGCTATCATTTCTGAACTAGCACACAAAATTGACGACATTCGGCACCCCAACGCCCGAGCCTGCATCGTTTGGCTCGTCGGTGAATATTCTGCTTCCAACGAATCGAGTGGAGGTCCCTCTGGCGTCACTTCTTGGGCACCAGATGTACTCAGAAAGACCGCGAAATCTTTCAGCACCGAG GCCCCGTCTGTCAGGCTGCAGATCGTGATTCTTGCTGCGAAACTGGTCGTCCTTTGTCCAGATGAGCCAAGGCTTCAGCTTCTTGGTCGTTACGTTTTTTCCCTCGCTCGCTATGACCTGGACTACGATGTACGAGATCGTGGGCGAATGATATCGTCTCTTGTCAGAGGTGTTTTGCCATCAGGAACGAACAGCGTtgacgaggaggaagataGAGGAGGTGTTGTTTTGCGGATAGAACAAATCAAGCTGGTCCTGTTCGGTGGCAAAGCCCCAGTGGTTGACGAGGACGACGCTTGTTCCCAAA ATCAAGCAATGGGTACGATTGGCTCGTTGGGAATAGTGACCGGTAAGTTGTTGGCGCCAGAGTCGATATTACCGGATTGGCTTGAGCAAGGAGTCGAACCTTCGTTAAGGGACTCTCCGGAGGATGCTCTTCCGCCTCCGACGCCCGTGCCGTTGTCAATTTCTTCACGTCCGTCTCCGGTGGTCCTTACTCCGGCCCACGGATCGTCGCCGACCGGAAGCGGTCCGAAAAGCGTGGGTGGTGCCAAAGGCGTCTGGACTGACTTGGACAAGTTCTACGATACAGACGAAGAGGACAGCGAAAGcgaggacgacgacgaaagtgagggcgaggaagaggaagatagTGAGGATAGTAAGGATATCGATGGCCAATCATAA